Below is a genomic region from Kribbella qitaiheensis.
CACCGGCCAGATGCCGCTCCGAGACGGAGTATCGAGCGCCTACCCGGAGTACTTCGCGAAGAACCCCGACTACAAGCAGTTCGCGGACCAGGCGGCCCGCACGGTCGAGGTGCCGAACGTGCCGAACTCGATCACCATCTGGCAGACCTTCCGTGATGCCTGGTCCAAGTCGGTCATCTTCGGCCAGCAGGATCCCGGCGCGGCCCTCGACGGAGCAGTCCAGAAGGTCGATCAGCTCGCCGGCCAGTCATGAGGCTGATCGGCCGGGTCGTCGGGAAGCAGCCGATCGGGACGGCCTTCGTCACGCCGTACGTCGTCTTCCTGGCGGCCGTGTTCGCCTACCCGCTCGGCTTCGCCGTCTACATGTCCTTCCACGACTACTTCTTCGCGGCGCCGGGCGCGATCGTGGATCGGCCGTGGGTGGGGTTCGCCAACTATGCGAGCGTGCTGTCGGACCCGGCGGTCCGGCGGTCGTTCGCGAACGTCGGTATCTTCCTGCTGATCAACGTGCCGCTGACCGTGGTGCTCTCGTTGCTGCTCGCCTGGTCGCTCAACGCGGCCATCCGATGGCGCGGGTTCTTCCGGGTCAGCTACTACGTGCCCTACGTGACGGCGAGTGTGGCCGTGGTCGGTGTCTGGCTGTTCCTCTTCAACTCGGGCGGCCTGGTGAACTCCGTACTCGGTCCGCTGGCACCTGATCCGTCCTGGCTGGTGAACTCGAAACTGGCCATGCCGACGGTGGCGATCTACGTCACCTGGAAGCAACTCGGCTTCTTCATCCTGCTCTACCTGGCCGCGTTGCAGAACGTGTCGAAGGACCTGTACGAAGCGGCGTCGATGGATGGCGCCGGAAAGTGGAAGTCGTTTCGCAACGTCACGGTGCCGGGGGTCCGACCGGCCACGACGCTGGTCGTCCTGCTGGCCACCGTGACCGGCGCGAACCTGTTCACCGAGCCGTACCTGCTGACCGGCGGCGGTGGTCCGGACGGGGCGTCCGCTTCGCCGGTGCTGATCATGTACCAGCGCGGCATCGAGCAGGGCAATCCGGACGTCGGCTCGGCGATCGGCGTACTGCTGGTGATCGGTGTGCTGATCCTTGCGCTGATCCAGCGCCGGCTACTGGATCGGGAGAGCTGATGAAGAGTCCGTGGCGGTTCATCGCCTTGCTGGTCGGGGCGTTCGTGTTCCTGTTCCCCTTCTACTACATGCTCGTCGGCAGTCTGCAGGCCGAGCCGGACTCCTCCGTGGGCGGGGCCTTCCCGAATCCGGGCAACCTCACCTTGCACAACTACCAGGAGATCAACGCCGCGATCAATCTCGGCAAGTCCCTGCTGAACTCGGGGATCTTCACCGGTGGCGTCATCCTCGGCACGCTGGTGTTCGGCGTACTGGCCGGGTATGCGCTGGCCCGGCTGCAATTCCGCGGTCGCGGCACGGTGTTCAATCTGATGTTGCTGGTCCAGGTGATTCCGTTCCAGTTGCTGACGATTCCGCTCTATGTGCTGATCGTGCGCAGCTACGGCCTCGCCGATTCGTACCTGGGCATGATCCTGCCGTTCGCGATCAACTCGACGGCGGTGTTCGTGTTCCGGCAATACTTCCTGCAGTTGCCGCAGGAGTTGTTCGACGCTGCGCGTATTGATGGTGCCGGTGAGCTGAGCATCCTGTGGCGGGTGGCGGTTCCGTTGGTGAAGCCCGCGCTGCTGACCGGAGTGCTGCTGACCTTCATCGGTCCGTGGAACGAATTCCTCTGGCCGTTCCTGATCACCAAGCAGCAGGGTCTCCAGCCGTTGGCGGTGTCGCTGTCGAACTACATCACGACCGTGTCGGCGCGGGCGGCGAATCCGTTCGGCGCAGTACTGGCCGGGGCCTGCGTCCTGGCCGCACCGGCGGTCGCGCTCTTCGTCATCTTCCAGCGCCGCTTCATCTCCTCCAGCCTCGAATCCGGGGTCAAGGGGTAATTCGCCCTCGCCCTTGCCGCCCATCCCTCGCCTTTTGTCTTTGGTTCTTCTTTTGAAAGGTTTTGTTGTGACTGTTCCATACACGTTGACCCGTCTTGGTGTCGTGATGACGCCCGAGCCCGGGAACGAATTCGAGTCCGAAGGAGTGCTGAATCCGGCCAGCGGCTATGGTCCGGACGGTCAGCTCTATCTGCTGCCACGACTGGTTGCGCCTGGCAACATCTCGCGGGTCGGCCTGGCGGCGGTCGAGCTGACCGACGGCGTTCCCAGCGGCGTACGCCGGGAGGGGATCGTGCTGTCGCCGGACGAAGGCTGGGAGCGCGGCCTGAACAACGCCGGGGTCGAGGATCCGCGGGTCACCTGGATCCCGTCGCTGAACAAGCACGTGATGACGTACGTCGCGTACGGGCCGCTCGGGCCGAAACCGGCGCTCGCGGTGTCGGAGGACTTGCGGACGTGGACCCGGTTGGGGCCGTTGCACTTCGAGTACCAAGCCGACCTCGACACCGATCTGAACCTGTTCCCGAACAAGGACACGGTGTTCTTCCCCGAGCCGGTGCCCGGGCCGGACGGCGAACCGGCGTACGCGATGTTGCACCGGCCGATGTGGGACCTCGGCTGGTTCCGCGAAGGCGAAGGCGTACACCTGCCGGCGGGGGTGAAGGACGACCGGCCGGGGATCTGGGTGTCGTTCGTGCCCGTCGCCGAGGTGGAGCGTTCGCTGTCGAATCTCGTGCATCTTCGGCAGCACCGGCTGGTGGCGATGTCGGAGTACCCGTTCGAGGAGCTCAAGATCGGGGCGGGGCCGGCGCCGCTGCGGGTGCCTGAGGGCTGGTTGGTGATCCATCACGGCGTGACGGGGGAGCAGCCGGTCGGGTTCGATCCGACTACCCAGAAGGTTTCGTACGCCGCGGGTGCGTTGTTGCTCGATCCGCTGGATGTCACGCGGGTGATCGGTCGTACGGCGGAGCCGATCCTGGTGCCGGAGACCGAGGAGGAACGGATCGGGACGGTGGGGAACGTGGTGTTCCCGACGGCGATCGAAGAGGTCGACGGTGTTCGGTATGTCTTCTACGGGATGGCGGACGCGAAGATCGGCGTCGCCAGGCTGGACCGGCTGTCATGACGTCATCGGCGTTCGGAGCCGCGCCTCGACCAGCGCGTCGGACTGTCCTCGGTGGTGCGCTGGTTGTTGCGGCTGCCTCCGGCGTCACCTTGCCCGCTTCCGCTTCCGCTTCCGCTTCTGCTTCTGCTGTTGGGCTGCTGACCAATCTTGCGCATCTCGACTTCCTCGGGGCTACGGTGTCGCCGCCCGCTGCGGCTGGGCACTCGACGTACGGATCGGGTCCTGTCGGCGTGCTGTGGACGTACGCCGATCACCGGGATGACGGTTCTTATGCCCGGGTTGGCGGTGGCGCTTATGACCCGGCTACTGACACCTACGGCCAGGGCGCCTTCAATGCGGACGATCTGGCGCGGGCTGCTGTTGTGTACTTGCGGCACTACAAGCTCCGTCATGACTCGCACAGTCTCGCTGCGGCTCGCGGGCTGCTGCGGGGGTTGACCTTCCTGCAGACGGCCAGCGGTCCGCGGGCAGGGAATGTGGTGCTCTGGATGCAGCCGGACGGAACGCTGAACCCCAGTGCCGATCCGGTGGAGCTACCCGACCCATCGGACTCCGGACCGTCGTACTGGCTGGCCCGAACCGTGTGGGCGTTGGGGGAGGGCTATGCGGTCTTCCGGACTGTCGACCCGGGCTTTGCCGCGTTCCTGCGCTCGCGACTCGAGTTGGCGATCGCTGCGCTGGAACGGCAGGTGCTGGTCCGCTATGGCCAGTGGAACGTCGTGGACGGCCGACGGGTGCCGGCCTGGTTGATCGTGGCCGGTGCGGACGCTACTTCCGAGGCTGTGTTGGGGTTGTCGGCTTATGTGAGGGCTGGTGGATCTGCGCGGGCTCGGAAGGCTCTGGCCCGGTTTGCTTCAGCTGTTGCCGCGATGGGTGCGGGTGATACCCGGAGTTGGCCGTTCCGTGCCCTGTTGCCTTGGGGCGAGTCGATCTCGGACTGGCACGCGTGGGGTGCTCAGATGCCGTCGGCGCTCGCCGCTGCGGCGAAAGCGTTGGGCGACCACTCGCTCTTGGGGCCTGCGATTGGTGACGCGGCCGGCTTCACTCCGCTCCTGTTGACAGCCGGTGGACCCGACAACGGCTGGCTTCCTGCACCTATCGACCGCACCCAGATCGCGTACGGCGTGGATGCGCGCGTGCAGGGGCTGCTGAGTGTGGCTCGTGCGGCTGATCGCCCTGGGCTTCGGCAGGTCGCCGCCTTCGCGGCAGCGTGGTACTTCGGCGCCAACCGGGCCGGCGAACCGACGTACGATCCCGCCACGGGCCGGACCTTCGATGGCGTGTCCGGCGACGGTGTGATCAACCGCAACTCCGGTGCCGAGTCCACCATCCATGGTCTGCTGTCCATGCTCGCCCTCGACTCGCATGCTGAGGTCGCTCGGATGGCTCAAGCCTTTGCCGGTGGTGGGCGAACGCTGTCAGGTCTGGCAGTGGTTGAGGCCGAGGGCGCTGCGCTCGCCGGCGGCGCTACCGTGGTCACTCCGCCTTCTGCTTGGACCGGGGAATCCCAATGGAGCAACGGCTCCTACGTCGCCCTACCGCCCGGAGCGACCGCGACCTGGATCGTTGACGCGGCTCAGCAACCGCGCCTGGTGCTGCCGATCGTCAACCTCTTACCAGGGTCCGGCCGCTCGGTTTGGAAAGCCGGCTCTGCCGCACTGGACGCGGCTGCGCCGGGCGCTGCCACGGCTGGTTCGGTCGCGTTGGGTTCGGTCGACCATGGCAAGGTCGGGCCGCAAGGCATCTCAGCTGCGCCCGGCGCTCTACTCCCCATCACCCTCAAGGGAGTCTTGCCCGCCGGCGCTACCAGCTTCACCTCCATCGCGAGTGGGCCGTCGGTGCAGATCGACGCGGTACTGCTGCTCCCGCTGATCTCCTCGCTTCGGCTAGGGCGCGGTCTGCTGCTCACCAGCGTCGACGCCCACACCAGGTCGGTCAGCCTGCCGATGGCAGCGACGTCCTACAGCTACGACAGCACAGGCCGTCTGCGCTCGCGTCAGTCGACTGCCCGGGCCGTCGTACTGCCGGGAGGCTTCACCGTCGTCTGTTGATCACCTGAGCGCACTGTTCGGCGAGGAAAGTGAGGATGATGCCGCGCTGCTGGAAGAGATGCTGACTGTCGGCCTCTTGGTGATAGGCGTTGTGGGTCTTGTCGCCCGCGCGAAGCAGGATGAGCGGGACAAGCCAGGCGTACTTGACTCCTGACGCCATCACCGCAAGCCGGACGCTGTCGGCATCTCCTCGTCCGCACCCTTCTTGCCAGTCGCCTTCTCGCAGGCCTTCGAGATAGCTCTCGACGCAGGTCTCTGCCAGCTCGGCCAGTCGCTCGGCCGGCCAGAACAGGTCCAGCGCGGCATCGGGAACGTGATTCCCGATGTCCTCACCGAGTGCGCCATCACCCGTGAAGGCCCAGTCGAGCAAGGCGAACTCCCCGGTCGGCCGACGGATCACGTTCGAGACCCAGAGATCGAGATGACACCTCGCCCGCGGCAACTGCTCGACCGTGCTCAGGAGCTCGTTGCGATGAGCAACAAGTGTCGTCCACGCTGCCCGAAGCCCCGACGGCCAGTTGTCGGCTATCAGTGGTTGCCGC
It encodes:
- a CDS encoding carbohydrate ABC transporter permease translates to MRLIGRVVGKQPIGTAFVTPYVVFLAAVFAYPLGFAVYMSFHDYFFAAPGAIVDRPWVGFANYASVLSDPAVRRSFANVGIFLLINVPLTVVLSLLLAWSLNAAIRWRGFFRVSYYVPYVTASVAVVGVWLFLFNSGGLVNSVLGPLAPDPSWLVNSKLAMPTVAIYVTWKQLGFFILLYLAALQNVSKDLYEAASMDGAGKWKSFRNVTVPGVRPATTLVVLLATVTGANLFTEPYLLTGGGGPDGASASPVLIMYQRGIEQGNPDVGSAIGVLLVIGVLILALIQRRLLDRES
- a CDS encoding carbohydrate ABC transporter permease, with protein sequence MKSPWRFIALLVGAFVFLFPFYYMLVGSLQAEPDSSVGGAFPNPGNLTLHNYQEINAAINLGKSLLNSGIFTGGVILGTLVFGVLAGYALARLQFRGRGTVFNLMLLVQVIPFQLLTIPLYVLIVRSYGLADSYLGMILPFAINSTAVFVFRQYFLQLPQELFDAARIDGAGELSILWRVAVPLVKPALLTGVLLTFIGPWNEFLWPFLITKQQGLQPLAVSLSNYITTVSARAANPFGAVLAGACVLAAPAVALFVIFQRRFISSSLESGVKG
- a CDS encoding glycoside hydrolase family 130 protein — translated: MTVPYTLTRLGVVMTPEPGNEFESEGVLNPASGYGPDGQLYLLPRLVAPGNISRVGLAAVELTDGVPSGVRREGIVLSPDEGWERGLNNAGVEDPRVTWIPSLNKHVMTYVAYGPLGPKPALAVSEDLRTWTRLGPLHFEYQADLDTDLNLFPNKDTVFFPEPVPGPDGEPAYAMLHRPMWDLGWFREGEGVHLPAGVKDDRPGIWVSFVPVAEVERSLSNLVHLRQHRLVAMSEYPFEELKIGAGPAPLRVPEGWLVIHHGVTGEQPVGFDPTTQKVSYAAGALLLDPLDVTRVIGRTAEPILVPETEEERIGTVGNVVFPTAIEEVDGVRYVFYGMADAKIGVARLDRLS
- a CDS encoding aminoglycoside phosphotransferase family protein, whose product is MSLIRSVDESVSTSTLRHNPLNGVTASVERLTTADGRTVIRKELSAPGDSQGPWAASADPRHWNYWRREVDVYQDGDLRQQLTDAGIALPEVEVEELDGGAVLYLEDIEGTPGTEFALVDHAALGRAVGRWQARPAAEVPWSSTGFLRDYSTTRDVPWELLDDDRAWRQPLIADNWPSGLRAAWTTLVAHRNELLSTVEQLPRARCHLDLWVSNVIRRPTGEFALLDWAFTGDGALGEDIGNHVPDAALDLFWPAERLAELAETCVESYLEGLREGDWQEGCGRGDADSVRLAVMASGVKYAWLVPLILLRAGDKTHNAYHQEADSQHLFQQRGIILTFLAEQCAQVINRRR